Proteins found in one Rhodobacteraceae bacterium D3-12 genomic segment:
- the folD gene encoding bifunctional methylenetetrahydrofolate dehydrogenase/methenyltetrahydrofolate cyclohydrolase FolD, producing MTATIIDGKAFAATVREKVAGHVARLKSDHGITPGLAVVLVGEDPASQVYVRSKGKMTAEVGMNSYEHKLDAATPEGDLLALIEQLNNDADVHGILVQLPLPEHLNEDLVINAIDPAKDVDGFHISNVGLLGTGQKSMVPCTPLGCLMMLREHHGSLSGLDAVVVGRSNIVGKPMAQLLLGDSCTVTIAHSRTKDLPDVVRRADIVVAAVGRPEMIPGDWIKPGATVIDVGINRVEGRKGLLGDVDFASCVEVAGAITPVPGGVGPMTIACLLANTVTACSRANGLQEPEGLTA from the coding sequence ATGACGGCAACGATCATTGACGGCAAGGCCTTTGCCGCAACTGTGCGCGAGAAAGTCGCCGGGCATGTCGCCCGCCTCAAGTCAGATCATGGCATCACGCCGGGGTTGGCTGTGGTGCTGGTGGGTGAAGATCCAGCAAGCCAAGTTTATGTGCGCTCGAAGGGGAAAATGACGGCAGAAGTCGGCATGAATTCCTACGAGCACAAGCTGGACGCGGCGACGCCGGAAGGCGATCTTTTGGCGTTGATTGAACAGTTGAACAATGATGCGGATGTGCATGGAATTCTTGTGCAATTGCCGTTGCCGGAACACTTGAACGAAGACCTTGTGATCAACGCTATTGATCCAGCCAAAGACGTCGATGGGTTTCACATCTCGAATGTTGGGTTGTTGGGCACGGGCCAGAAAAGCATGGTGCCCTGCACGCCTTTGGGCTGTTTGATGATGCTGCGAGAGCATCACGGGAGCTTGAGCGGGTTGGATGCGGTTGTGGTTGGCCGGTCCAACATTGTGGGCAAACCGATGGCGCAGCTTCTGCTTGGTGACAGCTGCACCGTGACAATTGCCCATTCGCGGACCAAGGATTTGCCCGACGTGGTGCGCCGTGCGGATATTGTTGTGGCCGCTGTTGGACGGCCCGAAATGATCCCGGGCGACTGGATCAAACCGGGGGCGACCGTGATCGACGTAGGTATCAACCGCGTCGAGGGCCGCAAGGGGCTTTTGGGTGACGTGGATTTTGCCAGTTGCGTCGAGGTGGCCGGTGCGATCACCCCGGTGCCAGGCGGCGTTGGGCCGATGACCATTGCGTGCTTGCTTGCCAATACCGTCACGGCCTGTAGCCGCGCGAACGGGCTGCAAGAGCCCGAGGGGCTAACGGCGTAA
- the pdeM gene encoding ligase-associated DNA damage response endonuclease PdeM encodes MDGYEFTLSGADLQARGSGALYWPARNLLCVSDLHLGKSERLARRGGATLPPYETHDTLSRLDAELAATEAQTVVCLGDTFDDRDAADALSDQEKLWISRLQAGRRWVWIEGNHDPGPVDLGGTHLAELPLNPLVFRHIAQVSQAGDISGHYHPKARLSTKGRSITRPCFLIDGDRVIMPAFGTYTGGLHSHDTVLSDLMREEAIAVLTGPFPAPIPMPR; translated from the coding sequence ATGGACGGATACGAGTTCACCCTGTCTGGCGCAGATTTGCAGGCGCGCGGATCCGGCGCGCTTTATTGGCCTGCGCGCAACTTGCTTTGCGTGTCCGATCTTCACCTTGGCAAATCCGAACGGTTGGCGCGGCGCGGTGGCGCCACCCTGCCCCCGTACGAGACCCACGACACCCTATCGCGCCTCGATGCCGAACTGGCCGCAACCGAGGCGCAAACCGTTGTTTGCCTTGGCGATACCTTTGATGATCGCGACGCCGCGGATGCCCTGTCGGATCAGGAAAAACTGTGGATTTCGCGGCTTCAAGCCGGGCGCCGTTGGGTCTGGATCGAAGGCAACCATGATCCCGGCCCGGTCGACCTTGGTGGGACACATCTGGCTGAATTGCCGCTCAACCCTCTGGTTTTCCGCCATATCGCCCAAGTGTCGCAAGCCGGAGACATCTCTGGCCACTACCACCCCAAGGCCCGGCTTTCGACCAAGGGGCGCAGCATCACGCGGCCCTGTTTCCTGATCGACGGTGATCGGGTCATCATGCCGGCGTTTGGCACCTATACCGGCGGCCTGCACTCGCACGATACGGTATTGTCCGACCTCATGCGCGAAGAAGCAATTGCAGTGTTAACGGGACCATTTCCCGCGCCGATCCCGATGCCGCGCTAG
- a CDS encoding ligase-associated DNA damage response DEXH box helicase, whose amino-acid sequence MTALPSPLSDWFDARGWSAHPHQLEMLARADEPALLLIAPTGGGKTLAGFLPTLSELASEPHKGLHTLYISPLKALASDIKRNLRTPVDEMGLPIRIDDRTGDTTATRKKAQRVDPPHILLTTPESLALLTSYPDAPHIFKGLQRVIVDEIHALAESKRGDQLFLALSRLQTLAPGLRRVGLSATVDRPDDIAGLLACHPDPCAVICADPGPAPDIAMLDTAEAPPWSGGGAAYAIPAVLEQVKAHKTTLIFHNTRAQAEIFFHNLWLANEDGLPIGIHHGSLDRAQREKVEAAMVRGDLRAIVCTGSLDLGLDWGDVDLVIQVGAPKNVKRLVQRIGRANHRYNAPSKALLVPANRFEVIECHAALAAARENDLDGDPRGSGPLDVLCQHILIAACSGPFTDDKLFSEIVSAGPYVTLSRDTFDACLDFVATGGYAFRTYDRWQRLQERNGAWQLRDPRAAARIRMNIGTIQDADLLKVRMRGRGPALGEVEEAFAASLSQGDTFLIGGKIVRYEGLKEMTVEVSRDKGRKPKLAVFSGTKFATSTQLSQRVLRMFKQRDWPELPDHTREWLHLQTRVSSLPQPGRLLVESFPHDGREHICVYGFAGKNAQQTLGLLLTKRMEEMGLAPLGFVATDYATLIWGLDPIDDAAPLFDLARLRDGLDGWLAGNAVMKRTFRGVATIAGLIERNMPGQRKTGRQATFSSDILYETLLKYDADHLLMQVTRTEAMRGLVDFARIEDMARRVHGRIETTRLDRVTPLAAPLFLEVGKVPVQGEAEERLLKQETERLMQAAGLARPDPHL is encoded by the coding sequence ATGACAGCCCTGCCTTCCCCTCTTTCTGATTGGTTTGATGCCCGCGGCTGGTCTGCGCATCCTCATCAGCTTGAGATGTTGGCACGCGCCGATGAACCTGCGCTGCTTTTGATCGCGCCGACTGGCGGTGGCAAAACGCTTGCAGGCTTTCTGCCAACCCTTTCCGAGTTGGCCTCTGAACCGCATAAGGGCTTGCATACGCTCTATATTTCGCCGCTCAAAGCCCTCGCATCGGACATCAAACGCAACCTTCGCACCCCGGTTGACGAGATGGGGCTACCCATCCGAATTGACGATCGCACCGGCGACACCACCGCAACCCGCAAGAAGGCACAGAGAGTCGATCCGCCGCATATTCTCCTCACCACGCCAGAAAGCCTTGCGCTTTTGACCTCCTACCCCGACGCGCCGCATATTTTCAAAGGGTTACAACGCGTTATCGTCGATGAAATCCATGCGCTGGCTGAATCCAAACGCGGCGATCAGCTGTTTCTCGCCCTGTCGCGGCTGCAAACCCTCGCGCCCGGACTGCGGCGCGTCGGGCTCTCGGCGACGGTCGACCGACCGGATGACATCGCCGGTCTTCTGGCCTGTCATCCCGATCCCTGCGCAGTAATTTGTGCCGACCCTGGTCCTGCCCCCGACATCGCCATGCTAGACACCGCCGAAGCACCGCCATGGTCGGGCGGCGGCGCGGCTTATGCGATCCCCGCGGTGCTTGAGCAGGTCAAGGCGCACAAGACCACACTGATCTTTCACAACACCCGCGCGCAGGCGGAAATTTTCTTTCATAATCTGTGGCTTGCCAACGAAGACGGCCTACCCATCGGGATCCATCATGGCTCTCTCGACCGGGCCCAGCGTGAAAAAGTCGAAGCCGCCATGGTGCGCGGCGACCTGCGCGCCATCGTGTGTACCGGCAGCCTCGATCTCGGGCTCGATTGGGGCGATGTGGACCTTGTCATTCAGGTCGGCGCGCCCAAAAACGTCAAGCGCCTCGTCCAGCGGATTGGCCGCGCCAATCACCGCTACAACGCACCCTCCAAGGCGCTTCTGGTGCCCGCCAACCGCTTTGAGGTCATCGAATGCCATGCCGCCCTTGCAGCGGCGCGTGAGAACGATCTTGATGGCGACCCGCGCGGCAGCGGACCGCTTGACGTGCTCTGCCAGCATATCCTCATCGCGGCCTGTTCCGGTCCGTTTACCGACGATAAACTATTTTCTGAGATTGTGAGCGCTGGCCCCTATGTGACCCTGTCACGTGACACTTTTGACGCCTGTCTCGATTTCGTCGCGACCGGCGGTTATGCTTTTCGCACCTATGACCGCTGGCAAAGGTTACAGGAGCGCAACGGCGCCTGGCAATTGCGTGACCCCCGCGCCGCCGCGCGTATCCGGATGAATATCGGCACCATTCAGGATGCCGACCTGCTAAAAGTGCGCATGCGCGGGCGCGGTCCCGCTCTGGGCGAGGTTGAAGAGGCATTTGCCGCCTCGCTTTCCCAAGGCGATACATTCCTTATCGGCGGTAAAATCGTGCGATACGAAGGCCTGAAGGAAATGACAGTTGAGGTCTCTCGCGATAAGGGGCGCAAGCCGAAACTTGCTGTTTTCTCAGGCACGAAATTCGCCACCTCAACCCAGCTGTCACAGCGCGTCTTGCGGATGTTCAAACAGCGCGACTGGCCCGAATTGCCCGACCATACCCGCGAGTGGCTGCACCTCCAGACCCGCGTTTCCAGCCTGCCTCAGCCGGGGCGTTTGTTGGTCGAAAGCTTCCCTCATGACGGACGAGAGCATATTTGCGTCTATGGATTTGCGGGCAAGAATGCCCAACAAACATTGGGCCTTTTGCTTACCAAACGGATGGAGGAAATGGGCCTCGCCCCACTCGGCTTTGTCGCGACGGATTATGCCACGCTCATCTGGGGGCTTGACCCGATCGACGATGCCGCGCCGCTGTTTGACCTCGCGCGCTTGCGCGACGGGCTTGACGGTTGGCTCGCCGGGAATGCCGTCATGAAACGCACCTTTCGCGGCGTGGCCACCATCGCCGGGCTGATCGAACGCAACATGCCGGGACAGCGCAAAACCGGGCGGCAGGCTACGTTTTCCTCGGACATCCTTTATGAAACGCTGCTGAAATACGACGCCGATCACCTGCTGATGCAAGTCACCCGAACCGAAGCCATGCGCGGCCTTGTCGATTTCGCAAGGATCGAGGACATGGCCCGCCGGGTTCACGGGCGCATCGAAACGACCCGTCTTGACCGCGTCACCCCCTTGGCCGCACCGCTGTTCCTCGAAGTTGGCAAGGTCCCGGTTCAAGGCGAAGCCGAAGAGCGCCTGCTCAAACAAGAGACCGAGCGCCTGATGCAGGCCGCCGGGTTGGCCCGGCCTGATCCACATCTGTAA
- a CDS encoding LytTR family transcriptional regulator DNA-binding domain-containing protein — MSDTYANFPTSFFRAVFRPLAVVIWLSVSGVAALAGPFGTYEIFPFETRLTYWIVVVGLSVFLGRAIRLISERVLSQNPIWLEIFSVSTMTLVLTVILWFLTPLLLGVSNRLTPSFERMTLYVLTVSISVAVVRRWAVARADAEVPIAANGSHPRLMARLPEHMKGTVLRLSGRDHHVEVVTENGLTTIRMRLADAIAEMEAVTGVRTHRSHWVALAAIVGVEREQGRVVLQLANGDQVPVSRKYSPALEAENII, encoded by the coding sequence TTGTCAGACACTTATGCAAATTTCCCCACCAGTTTCTTTCGCGCGGTGTTCCGCCCGCTCGCGGTGGTAATATGGCTGTCGGTCTCTGGTGTCGCCGCTTTGGCGGGCCCGTTTGGCACCTATGAAATCTTTCCGTTTGAAACCCGCCTGACGTATTGGATCGTCGTTGTCGGGCTCTCGGTCTTCTTGGGACGTGCGATTAGGCTCATTTCCGAGAGGGTGCTGAGCCAGAATCCAATATGGCTTGAGATTTTCTCAGTAAGCACGATGACGCTCGTTCTTACCGTAATTCTGTGGTTTTTGACGCCGCTGCTGCTCGGGGTATCCAACCGGCTGACACCATCATTTGAACGTATGACGCTCTATGTGCTGACCGTGTCGATCTCGGTCGCTGTGGTGCGCCGTTGGGCGGTGGCGCGCGCTGATGCTGAGGTGCCGATCGCCGCAAATGGGAGCCATCCTCGGCTGATGGCGCGGCTGCCGGAGCATATGAAAGGCACGGTGCTTCGCTTGTCGGGGCGGGACCACCACGTTGAAGTTGTTACGGAAAATGGGTTGACGACAATTCGCATGCGGTTGGCTGATGCGATTGCAGAGATGGAAGCTGTAACAGGGGTTCGCACCCATCGGTCGCATTGGGTTGCGCTTGCGGCGATTGTCGGGGTGGAGCGTGAGCAGGGGCGTGTCGTCCTGCAACTTGCCAACGGTGATCAAGTGCCGGTAAGCCGCAAATATAGTCCGGCGCTGGAAGCCGAGAACATTATCTGA